The following proteins are encoded in a genomic region of Neomonachus schauinslandi chromosome 7, ASM220157v2, whole genome shotgun sequence:
- the FLT4 gene encoding vascular endothelial growth factor receptor 3 — MQRGAALCLRLWLCLGLLDRERGLASGYSMTPPTLNITEETHVIDSRDSLSISCRGQHPLEWSWPGAQEAPATGEKDGEDTGVVQDCEGTDTRPYCKVLLVREARANDTGSYRCSYKYIKARIEGTTAASTYVFVRDVEQPFINKPDTLLVNRKDSMWVPCLVSIPGLNVTLRSQNSALRPDGQEVVWDDRRGMRVPTPLLREALYLQCETTWGGQDFLSNPFLVHITGNELYDIQLFPKKSLELLVGEKLVLNCTVWAEFNSGVTFDWDYPGKQAERGKWVPERRSQQTHTELSSILTIHNVSQHDLGPYVCEANNGIQRFRESTEVIVHEKPFISVEWLKGPVLEATAGDELVKLPVKLAAYPPPEFQWYKDRKSVSGRQSPHALVLKEVTEASAGIYTLALWNSAAGLQRNISLELVVNVPPHIHEKEASSPSTYSRHSRQALTCTAYGVPPPLSVQWHWRPWKPCKAFAQRSLSRRQQRDHMPQCHDWREVTTQDAVNPIESLDTWTEFVEGKNKTVSKLVIQNANVSAMYKCMVFNKVGQDERLIYFYVTNIPDGFSIKSEPSEEPLEGQDVRLSCRADNYTYEHLRWYRLNLSTLHDAHGNPLLLDCKNVHLFATPLAAHLEEAEPGARHATLSLTIPSVAPEHEGDYVCEVQDRRSHDKHCHKKYLSVQALEAPRLTQNLTDLLVNVSDSLEMRCPVAGAHVPSILWYKDERLLEEESGIDLADSNQRLSIQRVREEDAGRYLCSVCNAKGCVNSSASVAVEGSEDKGSMEIVILVGTGVIAVFFWILLLFIFCNMRRPAHADIKTGYLSIIMDPGEVPLEEQCEYLSYDASQWEFPRERLHLGRVLGHGAFGKVVEASAFGIHKGSSCDTVAVKMLKEGATASEHRALMSELKILIHIGNHLNVVNLLGACTKPNGPLMVIVEFCKYGNLSNFLRAKREAFSPYAEKSPEQRRRFRAMVEGAKADLRRPGGSERVLLSRLLMGKGGAGRAPPVQEAQDLWLSPLTMEDLVCYSFQVARGMEFLASRKCIHRDLAARNILLSESDVVKICDFGLARDIYKDPDYVRKGSARLPLKWMAPESIFDKVYTTQSDVWSFGVLLWEIFSLGASPYPGVQINEEFCQRLKEGTRMRAPELATTAIRSVMLSCWSGDPKERPAFSELVEILGDLLQGGGRQEEEDCMAPCGSQSLEEGSFLQASTTALHVAEADTEDSPPSLHRHSLAARYYNCVSFPGCLARGTQTQGSSRMKTFEEFPMTPTTYKASVDNQTDSGMVLASEEFEQLEGRYRQESGLSCKGPGRNVDVTREHPDTQGRRRRPDRGARGGQVFYNSEYGELVGPQDEGNCPPPARAPFFTDDSY, encoded by the exons CGTGTTCGTGAGAG aCGTGGAGCAGCCATTCATCAACAAGCCAGACACGCTCCTGGTCAACAGGAAGGATTCTATGTGGGTGCCCTGCCTGGTGTCTATCCCGGGCCTCAACGTCACGCTGCGATCG CAAAACTCAGCCCTGCGGCCTGACGGGCAGGAGGTGGTGTGGGACGACCGCCGGGGCATGCGCGTGCCCACGCCCCTGCTGCGCGAGGCCCTGTACCTACAGTGTGAGACCACCTGGGGTGGCCAGGACTTCCTATCCAACCCCTTCCTCGTGCACATCACAG GCAACGAGCTCTATGACATCCAGCTGTTCCCCAAGAAGTCGCTGGAGCTGCTGGTCGGGGAGAAGCTGGTCCTGAACTGCACGGTGTGGGCCGAGTTCAACTCGGGTGTCACCTTCGACTGGGACTATCCGGGGAAGCAG GCAGAGCGGGGTAAGTGGGTGCCAGAGCGGCGCTCCCAGCAGACTCACACAGAGCTCTCCAGCATCCTGACCATCCACAACGTCAGCCAGCACGACCTGGGCCCATATGTGTGCGAGGCCAACAACGGCATCCAGCGGTTCCGGGAGAGCACCGAGGTCATTGTGCACG AAAAGCCCTTCATCAGCGTCGAGTGGCTCAAGGGTCCTGTTCTGGAGGCCACGGCAGGAGACGAGCTGGTGAAGCTGCCTGTGAAGCTAGCGGCGTACCCCCCGCCGGAGTTCCAATG GTACAAGGACAGAAAGTCAGTGTCCGGGCGCCAGAGTCCGCACGCCCTGGTGCTCAAGGAGGTGACGGAGGCCAGTGCAGGGATTTACACCCTCGCCCTCTGGAACTCCGCGGCCGGCCTACAGCGCAACATCAGCCTGGAGCTGGTGGTAAACG TGCCCCCCCACATCCACGAGAAGgaggcctcctcccccagcacctaCTCCCGCCACAGCCGCCAGGCCCTCACCTGCACTGCTTACGGAGTGCCGCCTCCTCTCAGCGTCCAGTGGCACTGGCGGCCGTGGAAGCCCTGCAAGGCCTTCGCCCAGCGCAGCCT CAGCCGGCGGCAGCAGAGAGACCACATGCCACAGTGCCACGACTGGAGAGAGGTGACCACGCAGGATGCCGTGAACCCCATTGAGAGCCTGGACACTTGGACCGAGTTCGTGGAAGGGAAGAATAAG ACGGTGAGCAAGCTGGTGATCCAGAATGCCAACGTGTCCGCCATGTACAAGTGCATGGTCTTCAACAAAGTGGGCCAGGACGAGCGGCTCATCTACTTCTACGTGACCA acATCCCCGATGGCTTCAGCATAAAATCCGAGCCATCGGAGGAGCCCTTAGAGGGCCAGGACGTGCGCCTGAGCTGCCGGGCAGACAACTACACCTACGAGCATCTGCGTTGGTACCGCCTCAACCTGTCCACGCTGCACGACGCACACGGGAACCCGCTGCTGCTCGACTGCAAGAACGTGCACCTGTTCGCTACGCCTCTGGCCGCCCACCTGGAGGAGGCGGAGCCAGGGGCGCGCCACGCCACGCTCAGCCTGACCATCCCCAGCGTGGCGCCTGAGCACGAAGGCGACTATGTATGCGAGGTGCAGGACCGTCGCAGCCATGACAAGCACTGTCACAAGAAGTACCTGTCAGTGCAGG ccctggaaGCCCCGCGGCTCACGCAGAACTTGACCGACCTCCTGGTGAACGTGAGCGACTCCCTGGAGATGAGGTGCCCGGTGGCTGGGGCGCACGTGCCCAGCATCTTGTGGTACAAAGATGAGAGGCTGCTGGAGGAAGAGTCTG GAATCGACCTGGCGGACTCGAACCAGAGGCTGAGCATACAGCGCGTGCGTGAGGAGGACGCGGGCCGCTACCTGTGCAGTGTGTGCAACGCCAAGGGCTGCGTCAACTCCTCCGCCAGTGTGGCCGTGGAAG GCTCCGAGGATAAAGGCAGCATGGAGATCGTGATCCTTGTCGGCACCGGGGTCATCGCTGTCTTCTTCTggatcctcctcctcttcatcttctgTAACATGAGGAGG ccagcccACGCAGACATCAAGACGGGCTACCTGTCCATCATCATGGACCCCGGGGAGGTGCCTCTGGAGGAGCAGTGTGAATACCTGTCTTATGATGCCAGCCAGTGGGAATTCCCCCGGGAGCGGCTGCACCTCG GGAGAGTCCTTGGCCATGGGGCCTTCGGGAAGGTGGTGGAAGCCTCGGCTTTTGGAATCCACAAGGGCAGCAGCTGCGACACTGTGGCTGTGAAAATGCTGAAAG AGGGCGCCACAGCTAGCGAGCACCGCGCCTTGATGTCTGAGCTCAAGATCCTAATCCACATCGGTAACCACCTCAATGTAGTCAACCTGCTGGGGGCGTGCACCAAGCCCAATG GCCCCCTCATGGTGATCGTGGAGTTCTGCAAGTATGGCAATCTCTCCAACTTCTTGCGTGCCAAGCGGGAGGCCTTCAGCCCCTATGCG GAGAAGTCCCCTGAGCAGCGAAGGCGCTTTCGCGCCATGGTGGAAGGGGCCAAAGCTGACCTcaggaggccaggaggcagcGAGAGGGTTCTCCTCTCCCGCCTCTTGATGGGCAAGGGCGGCGCAGGGCGGGCCCCTCCGGTCCAAGAAG CCCAGGACCTGTGGCTGAGCCCGCTGACCATGGAGGACCTTGTCTGCTACAGCTTCCAGGTGGCCCGAGGGATGGAGTTCCTGGCCTCCCGCAAG tgcatccacagagacctggccgCTCGGAACATCTTGCTGTCAGAAAGCGATGTGGTGAAGATCTGTGACTTCGGCCTGGCCCGcgacatctacaaagaccctgaCTACGTGCGCAAGGGCAGT gcCCGGCTGCCCCTGAAGTGGATGGCCCCTGAGAGCATCTTTGACAAGGTGTACACCACGCAGAGTGACGTATGGTCCTTTGGGGTGCTGCTCTGGGAGATCTTCTCCCTGG GGGCCTCCCCCTACCCAGGAGTACAGATCAATGAGGAGTTCTGCCAGAGGCTGAAAGAGGGCACACGGATGCGAGCCCCAGAGCTGGCCACCACCGCCAT ACGCAGCGTCATGCTGAGCTGCTGGTCAGGAGACCCCAAAGAGAGGCCTGCGTTCTCAGAGCTGGTGGAGATCCTAGGGGACCTGCTGCAGGGTGGGGGCCGACAG gaggaggaggactgcATGGCCCCCTGCGGCTCTCAGAGCTTGGAGGAGGGCAGCTTCTTGCAAGCATCCACCACGGCCCTGCACGTGGCTGAGGCCGACACCGAGGACAGCCCGCCGAGCCTTCACCGGCACAGCCTGGCCGCCAG ATACTACAACTGTGTGTCCTTTCCGGGGTGCCTGGCCAGAGGGACTCAGACCCAGGGCTCTTCCAGGATGAAGACGTTCGAAGAATTTCCCATGACCCCGACGACCTATAAGGCCTCCGTG GATAACCAGACGGACAGTGGGATGGTGCTGGCCTCCGAGGAGTTTGAGCAGCTGGAGGGCAGGTACAGACAAGAAAGCGGGCTCAG CTGTAAAGGACCGGGCCGGAACGTGGACGTGACCAGGGAGCACCCTGACACCcaagggcggcggcggcggccagaCCGGGGGGCACGGGGAGGGCAGGTGTTCTACAACAGCGAGTACGGGGAGCTGGTGGGGCCGCAGGATGAGGGCAACTGCCCCCCACCTGCCCGAGCACCCTTCTTCACAGATGACAGTTACTGA